The Cellulomonas sp. S1-8 genome has a window encoding:
- a CDS encoding 16S rRNA (uracil(1498)-N(3))-methyltransferase — protein MSAPVFVVEPGLLDDVRAGGEYLLGGQEGRHAGVVQRRGPGERVDVVDCAGVRVVGRVRAAGAEGVHIDVDEVVVEPEPAPRLVLVQALAKGDRDEMAIEAATEVGVDVVVPWQAERSVVIWRGERAQKSRARWIGTVRTATKQSRRARMPAVDEPLDDRGLVARVTAAVAAGGVAVVLHESATTPLHEVALPAAGDVLVVVGPEGGISDREVDDLTGAGAVVCRLGPHVLRTSTAGPVALAMLADRLGRWG, from the coding sequence GTGAGCGCACCCGTCTTCGTCGTCGAGCCCGGGCTGCTCGACGACGTCCGGGCGGGCGGGGAGTACCTGCTGGGCGGCCAGGAGGGCCGGCACGCGGGCGTCGTGCAGCGTCGTGGGCCGGGGGAGCGCGTCGACGTGGTCGACTGCGCCGGCGTCCGCGTCGTCGGCCGCGTGCGCGCCGCGGGGGCCGAGGGCGTGCACATCGACGTCGACGAGGTCGTCGTCGAGCCGGAGCCCGCCCCGCGCCTGGTGCTCGTGCAGGCGCTCGCCAAGGGCGACCGCGACGAGATGGCGATCGAGGCCGCGACGGAGGTCGGGGTCGACGTGGTCGTGCCCTGGCAGGCCGAGCGGTCCGTCGTCATCTGGCGCGGCGAGCGTGCGCAGAAGAGTCGCGCGCGGTGGATCGGCACCGTGCGGACGGCGACCAAGCAGTCGCGACGCGCGCGCATGCCGGCCGTCGACGAGCCGCTCGACGACCGGGGTCTGGTGGCGCGGGTCACCGCGGCCGTGGCGGCGGGCGGCGTCGCCGTCGTCCTGCACGAGTCGGCGACGACCCCGCTGCACGAGGTCGCGCTGCCGGCCGCCGGTGACGTGCTCGTCGTCGTCGGCCCCGAGGGCGGCATCAGCGACCGCGAGGTCGACGACCTCACCGGTGCCGGCGCGGTCGTCTGCCGCCTCGGCCCGCACGTGCTGCGCACCTCGACCGCCGGGCCGGTCGCGCTCGCGATGCTCGCGGACCGCCTCGGCCGCTGGGGCTGA
- the dnaJ gene encoding molecular chaperone DnaJ, with protein MTDYYEILGVPRDATPEQIKKAYRRLARELHPDVAGTDPGTEDRFKDVSRAYDVLGNTEKRRAYDMGADPASPGGGMGGGFGFQDIFETFFGAAGGGAPRGPVPRARRGQDALVRLDLDLAEAAFGVHRDVQVDTAVLCPTCGGTCCRPGTSPRTCEVCGGRGSVQRVARSFLGQVMTTQPCAACHGFGTVIPEPCTECAGEGRVRSRRTLSVDVPAGVDTGTRIKLTGQGEVGPAGGPPGDVYLEVRERKHEIFVRRGDDLHATLQVPMTAAALGTVLAMETLDGPQEVDLRPGTQPGQVITLRGLGIGHLHVGGRGDLHVHVEVQVPTPADEEQAELLRRLAVLRGEERPEARLAAANPGMFAKLRDKLSGR; from the coding sequence GTGACCGACTACTACGAGATCCTCGGCGTCCCGAGGGACGCGACCCCCGAGCAGATCAAGAAGGCCTACCGGCGGCTGGCCCGCGAGCTGCACCCGGACGTCGCGGGCACCGACCCCGGGACGGAGGACCGCTTCAAGGACGTCTCGCGCGCCTACGACGTCCTGGGCAACACCGAGAAGCGGCGCGCCTACGACATGGGTGCGGACCCCGCGTCGCCGGGTGGCGGCATGGGCGGCGGCTTCGGATTCCAGGACATCTTCGAGACGTTCTTCGGCGCCGCCGGGGGTGGTGCGCCGCGCGGCCCCGTGCCGCGTGCCCGACGCGGGCAGGACGCGCTCGTGCGGCTCGACCTCGACCTCGCGGAGGCGGCCTTCGGGGTGCACCGCGACGTGCAGGTCGACACGGCCGTGCTCTGCCCCACGTGCGGCGGCACCTGCTGCCGGCCCGGCACGTCGCCGCGCACCTGCGAGGTCTGCGGGGGCCGCGGGTCGGTGCAGCGGGTCGCGCGCTCGTTCCTCGGGCAGGTCATGACGACCCAGCCGTGCGCCGCCTGCCACGGCTTCGGCACCGTGATCCCCGAGCCGTGCACCGAGTGCGCGGGCGAGGGCCGCGTGCGGTCGCGTCGCACGCTGTCCGTCGACGTCCCCGCGGGTGTCGACACCGGGACGCGCATCAAGCTGACCGGCCAGGGCGAGGTCGGTCCGGCCGGCGGTCCGCCGGGCGACGTGTACCTGGAGGTGCGCGAGCGCAAGCACGAGATCTTCGTGCGTCGCGGTGACGACCTGCACGCGACGCTCCAGGTGCCGATGACCGCGGCCGCGCTGGGCACGGTCCTGGCGATGGAGACGCTCGACGGCCCGCAGGAGGTCGACCTGCGGCCCGGCACCCAGCCCGGGCAGGTCATCACGCTGCGGGGGCTCGGCATCGGCCACCTGCACGTCGGTGGCCGCGGTGACCTGCACGTCCACGTCGAGGTGCAGGTGCCGACGCCCGCCGACGAGGAGCAGGCCGAGCTGCTGCGCCGGCTCGCCGTGCTGCGCGGCGAGGAGCGTCCGGAGGCGCGGCTCGCGGCCGCCAACCCGGGCATGTTCGCGAAGCTGCGCGACAAGCTCTCCGGCCGGTGA
- the hrcA gene encoding heat-inducible transcriptional repressor HrcA: MSEDRRLDVLRAIVEDYVATREPVGSRALTERHALGVSPATIRNDMAALEEAGLIVQPHTSAGRVPTEAGYREFVDRLTGVRPLSAAEKRAIGTLLEEAVDLDDVIDRAVRLLAQLTHQVAVVQYPSLRRSALRHVELVPVGARHLLVVIITTTGRVEQRTLELTADLDDQVVARLRVRLNVAAAGLRLAELSAVLDALAVEFAPGGEDLARSVVAVVAETLAQEREERVVIAGASHLARSGGADFPHTIGPVLEALEEQVVLLRLLSEMAEDSAGVAVRIGREHQHEGLAETSIVTSGYGGEGSSVAVLGSVGPLRMDYPQTMAAVRAVARYLTRILAG, translated from the coding sequence ATGAGCGAGGACCGTCGGCTGGACGTGCTGCGCGCGATCGTCGAGGACTACGTCGCCACGCGTGAGCCCGTCGGCTCGCGCGCCCTCACCGAGCGTCACGCGCTCGGGGTGTCGCCCGCCACCATCCGCAACGACATGGCCGCCCTCGAGGAGGCCGGGCTCATCGTCCAGCCGCACACGTCGGCCGGCCGGGTGCCGACCGAGGCCGGCTACCGGGAGTTCGTCGACCGGCTCACCGGTGTCCGTCCGCTATCGGCCGCCGAGAAGCGCGCCATCGGCACGCTGCTCGAGGAGGCCGTCGACCTCGACGACGTCATCGACCGGGCCGTGCGGCTGCTCGCGCAGCTCACCCACCAGGTGGCCGTCGTGCAGTACCCGTCGCTGCGGCGCTCCGCGCTGCGGCACGTCGAGCTCGTGCCGGTCGGTGCGCGTCACCTGCTGGTCGTGATCATCACGACCACCGGACGCGTCGAGCAGCGCACGCTCGAGCTGACGGCGGACCTCGACGACCAGGTCGTCGCACGGCTACGCGTGCGGCTCAACGTCGCCGCGGCCGGCCTGCGGCTCGCCGAGCTGTCGGCGGTCCTCGACGCGCTCGCGGTCGAGTTCGCGCCCGGCGGCGAGGACCTCGCCCGGTCCGTCGTCGCGGTCGTCGCGGAGACGCTGGCGCAGGAGCGCGAGGAACGCGTCGTCATCGCCGGTGCGTCCCACCTGGCGCGCAGCGGCGGCGCGGACTTCCCGCACACCATCGGGCCGGTGCTCGAGGCGCTGGAGGAGCAGGTGGTCCTGCTGCGCCTCCTGTCGGAGATGGCCGAGGACTCGGCCGGCGTCGCGGTGCGCATCGGCCGCGAGCACCAGCACGAGGGCCTCGCCGAGACGAGCATCGTCACCAGCGGGTACGGCGGCGAGGGCTCCTCGGTCGCCGTGCTCGGGTCGGTCGGCCCGTTGCGCATGGACTACCCCCAGACCATGGCGGCGGTCCGCGCCGTCGCCCGTTACCTCACCCGGATCCTCGCGGGCTGA
- a CDS encoding DUF3097 domain-containing protein, whose translation MRDDRYGSDVLSGGRDAPRPAHHRPARTSRDQPAERGLVVEDVETGWVGAVVRVEKSGGQHVVVLEDRGGRTRTFRLGPGFWVDGEPVVLTAPVTTRAPTRPTRTASGSVAVPDAPARVARGSRIWVEGKHDAELVEKVWGDDLRVEGVVVELLDGVDHLADALRDFSPTADRRVGVLVDHLVPGSKESRLAAEALRTVPAGTVVVLGHPYVDVWQAVRPERVGLAAWPTIERGTEWKRGILRELGWPAQDQADVARAWQRILRSVRSYADLEPSLLGRVEELIDFVTA comes from the coding sequence GTGAGAGACGACCGCTACGGCTCGGACGTGCTGTCGGGCGGCCGTGACGCCCCCCGCCCCGCCCACCACCGCCCCGCGCGCACGTCGCGCGACCAGCCCGCCGAGCGCGGCCTGGTCGTCGAGGACGTCGAGACGGGCTGGGTCGGCGCGGTCGTGCGGGTCGAGAAGTCCGGCGGCCAGCACGTGGTCGTGCTCGAGGACCGCGGTGGTCGGACGCGCACGTTCCGGCTCGGCCCGGGGTTCTGGGTCGACGGCGAGCCCGTCGTCCTGACCGCGCCCGTGACGACCCGCGCGCCCACCCGCCCGACGCGCACCGCGTCCGGCTCGGTGGCCGTGCCCGACGCACCGGCCCGCGTCGCGCGCGGCTCGCGCATCTGGGTCGAGGGCAAGCACGACGCGGAGCTCGTGGAGAAGGTGTGGGGCGACGACCTGCGTGTCGAGGGTGTCGTCGTCGAGCTGCTCGACGGCGTCGACCACCTGGCCGACGCGCTGCGCGACTTCTCCCCCACGGCCGACCGGCGCGTCGGGGTGCTCGTCGACCACCTCGTGCCCGGGTCGAAGGAGAGCCGACTGGCCGCCGAGGCCCTGCGCACGGTGCCCGCCGGGACGGTGGTCGTGCTGGGTCACCCGTACGTCGACGTGTGGCAGGCGGTGCGGCCCGAGCGGGTGGGTCTGGCGGCGTGGCCGACGATCGAGCGGGGCACGGAGTGGAAGCGGGGCATCCTGCGCGAGCTCGGCTGGCCCGCGCAGGACCAGGCCGACGTCGCCCGCGCCTGGCAGCGCATCCTGCGGTCGGTGCGCTCGTACGCCGACCTGGAGCCGAGCCTGCTGGGCCGCGTCGAGGAGCTCATCGACTTCGTCACGGCCTGA
- a CDS encoding DUF4870 domain-containing protein, whose amino-acid sequence MSYDPRPTPSTRSSQGSTLAMVAHLGGILTYMFAGWIASLVVWLVQRDKDPATAREALVALNFQLTALIAMIIFHVVHQIPVIGIVGWVGKLAVAIVALVLSILAAVTAYRGGSYRYPFSLELVR is encoded by the coding sequence GTGTCCTACGACCCCCGACCCACGCCGTCCACCCGGTCGTCGCAGGGCAGCACGCTGGCGATGGTGGCGCACCTCGGCGGCATCCTCACGTACATGTTCGCGGGGTGGATCGCCTCGCTCGTGGTGTGGCTGGTCCAGCGGGACAAGGACCCTGCGACCGCGCGGGAGGCGCTCGTGGCGCTCAACTTCCAGCTGACGGCGCTCATCGCGATGATCATCTTCCACGTCGTCCACCAGATCCCGGTGATCGGGATCGTCGGGTGGGTCGGCAAGCTCGCGGTGGCCATCGTCGCGCTCGTGCTGTCGATCCTCGCCGCCGTGACGGCGTACCGCGGCGGGTCCTACCGGTACCCGTTCAGCCTGGAGCTCGTGCGGTGA
- a CDS encoding DUF4870 domain-containing protein, with protein MSTPPAPPGWAAPPPPPLRPEDERTWAILGHLLPLLGVGFLAPLVVWLVFRGRGPFLEHHAKESLNFQITLLIAGIAGAVLTAVTFGLASPVLIALGVAWVVLAILAAVAASRWEWYRYPATLRLVA; from the coding sequence GTGAGCACGCCTCCTGCCCCTCCCGGCTGGGCGGCCCCGCCCCCGCCCCCGCTGCGGCCCGAGGACGAGCGCACGTGGGCGATCCTCGGCCACCTGCTGCCGCTGCTGGGCGTCGGGTTCCTCGCGCCGCTGGTCGTCTGGCTGGTCTTCCGCGGCCGTGGGCCGTTCCTCGAGCACCACGCCAAGGAGTCGCTGAACTTCCAGATCACGCTGCTGATCGCGGGCATCGCGGGCGCGGTCCTCACGGCCGTGACGTTCGGCCTGGCGTCGCCCGTGCTGATCGCGCTGGGCGTCGCCTGGGTCGTCCTGGCGATCCTGGCCGCCGTCGCCGCGAGCCGCTGGGAGTGGTACCGCTACCCCGCGACGCTGCGCCTGGTGGCCTGA
- the hemW gene encoding radical SAM family heme chaperone HemW, whose protein sequence is MSPALPEGDPAPPDGALPAAAADGAATRALGVYLHVPFCAVRCGYCDFNTYTATELGGGASLAAYAGTALGELALADRVLRAAGLPSRPVATVFVGGGTPTLLPVDDLARLLDGVRTTWGLAPDAEVTTEANPDSVTPDGLARLAAAGFTRVSFGMQSAVPHVLRTLERTHDPARVPDVVRWACDAGLRVSLDLIYGTPGESLDDWRRSLDVALATGVDHVSAYALVVEPGTRMAVQVRRGELTLPDEDDQATKYELADDLLTAAGLHWYEVSNWARTPADASRHNLGYWRGDDWWGIGPGAHSHVGGVRWWNVKHPRAYADRLARGLSPAAGREVLDAGTVALERVMLGVRIAQGLPLDDLAAPARTAVAGLVADGLVDPRAALGADGPRRVVLTRRGRLLADTVVRALTA, encoded by the coding sequence GTGAGCCCCGCACTGCCCGAGGGCGACCCCGCGCCGCCGGACGGTGCGCTCCCCGCCGCGGCGGCGGACGGCGCCGCGACGCGGGCGCTCGGTGTCTACCTGCACGTGCCGTTCTGCGCGGTGCGGTGCGGGTACTGCGACTTCAACACCTACACCGCCACCGAGCTCGGCGGCGGGGCGAGCCTCGCGGCCTACGCGGGGACCGCGCTGGGGGAGCTCGCGCTCGCGGACCGCGTGCTGCGGGCGGCGGGTCTGCCGTCGCGGCCCGTCGCGACGGTGTTCGTCGGCGGTGGCACCCCGACCCTGCTGCCCGTCGACGACCTCGCGCGGCTCCTCGACGGCGTGCGCACCACGTGGGGGCTGGCCCCGGACGCCGAGGTGACGACCGAGGCCAACCCGGACTCGGTGACCCCTGACGGGCTCGCGCGGCTCGCCGCGGCCGGTTTCACGCGCGTCTCGTTCGGCATGCAGTCGGCCGTGCCGCACGTCCTTCGCACGCTCGAGCGCACGCACGACCCGGCACGGGTCCCCGACGTCGTGCGCTGGGCGTGCGACGCGGGCCTGCGGGTCTCGCTCGACCTCATCTACGGCACGCCCGGGGAGTCGCTCGACGACTGGCGGCGGTCGCTGGACGTGGCGCTCGCGACGGGGGTGGACCACGTGAGCGCGTACGCGCTGGTCGTCGAGCCGGGCACGCGGATGGCCGTCCAGGTGCGCCGCGGTGAGCTGACCCTGCCCGACGAGGACGACCAGGCCACCAAGTACGAGCTGGCCGACGACCTGCTCACCGCCGCGGGCCTGCACTGGTACGAGGTCAGCAACTGGGCGCGGACGCCCGCCGACGCGTCCCGGCACAACCTGGGGTACTGGCGCGGCGACGACTGGTGGGGCATCGGACCCGGGGCGCACAGCCACGTCGGCGGCGTGCGGTGGTGGAACGTCAAGCACCCGCGCGCCTACGCGGACCGCCTCGCGCGCGGGCTGAGCCCGGCCGCGGGCCGTGAGGTCCTCGACGCCGGTACGGTCGCGCTCGAGCGCGTCATGCTGGGGGTGCGGATCGCGCAGGGCCTGCCGCTCGACGACCTGGCGGCGCCGGCGCGGACCGCCGTGGCGGGGCTCGTCGCCGACGGGCTGGTCGACCCGCGTGCCGCGCTCGGTGCCGACGGCCCCCGCCGCGTCGTCCTGACCCGCCGCGGCCGGCTGCTCGCCGACACCGTCGTGCGGGCGCTCACGGCCTGA
- the lepA gene encoding translation elongation factor 4 has translation MPIPSATAAERIRPAATAPELLRNFCIIAHIDHGKSTLADRMLQLTGVVDARAMRAQYLDRMDIERERGITIKSQAVRMPWGVADDAFALNMIDTPGHVDFTYEVSRSLAACEGAVLLVDAAQGIEAQTLANLYLALENDLAIIPVLNKIDLPAAQPEKYAEELARLIGCEPEDCLRVSGKTGAGVVELLDRIVELVPPPTGDAHAPARAMIFDSVYDTYRGVVTYVRVVDGNLNPREKIVMMSTRATHELLEIGVSSPEPVPTKGLGVGEVGYLITGVKDVRQSKVGDTVTNASKPAAAALGGYSDPKPMVFSGLYPIDGTDYPVLRDALDKLKLNDAALNYEPETSVALGFGFRVGFLGLLHLEIVRERLEREFDLDLISTAPNVVYEVTLEDKSVVTVTNPSEFPSGKIGDVREPMVKATILSPAEFIGAIMELCQGKRGELQGMDYLSEERVELRYVLPMAEIVFDFFDQLKSRTRGYASLDYERIGDQVADLVKVDILLQGETVDAFSAIAHKDKAYAYGVMMTAKLKELIPRQQFEVPIQAAIGARIIARETIRAIRKDVLAKCYGGDISRKRKLLEKQKEGKKRMKTIGRVDVPQDAFIAALSSEPAGSAGGKDAKKK, from the coding sequence TTGCCGATCCCGTCCGCCACCGCCGCCGAGCGGATCCGCCCCGCGGCGACCGCCCCCGAGCTGCTGCGCAACTTCTGCATCATCGCGCACATCGACCACGGCAAGTCGACGCTCGCCGACCGGATGCTCCAGCTCACGGGTGTCGTCGACGCGCGCGCCATGCGCGCCCAGTACCTGGACCGCATGGACATCGAGCGCGAGCGCGGGATCACGATCAAGTCGCAGGCCGTGCGGATGCCGTGGGGCGTGGCCGACGACGCCTTCGCGCTCAACATGATCGACACCCCGGGCCACGTCGACTTCACCTACGAGGTCTCGCGCTCGCTGGCGGCCTGCGAGGGTGCCGTGCTGCTGGTCGACGCCGCGCAGGGCATCGAGGCGCAGACGCTGGCCAACCTGTACCTGGCGCTCGAGAACGACCTGGCGATCATCCCGGTGCTCAACAAGATCGACCTGCCCGCCGCGCAGCCCGAGAAGTACGCCGAGGAGCTGGCCAGGCTCATCGGATGCGAGCCGGAGGACTGCCTGCGGGTGTCCGGCAAGACCGGTGCGGGCGTCGTCGAGCTGCTCGACCGGATCGTCGAGCTGGTCCCGCCGCCCACGGGCGACGCGCACGCGCCCGCCCGCGCGATGATCTTCGACTCGGTCTACGACACCTACCGCGGCGTCGTCACCTACGTCCGTGTCGTCGACGGCAACCTGAACCCGCGCGAGAAGATCGTCATGATGTCGACGCGCGCGACCCACGAGCTGCTCGAGATCGGCGTCAGCTCCCCGGAGCCGGTGCCGACCAAGGGCCTCGGGGTCGGTGAGGTCGGGTACCTCATCACCGGCGTCAAGGACGTGCGCCAGTCGAAGGTCGGCGACACGGTCACCAACGCGAGCAAGCCGGCCGCCGCGGCGCTGGGCGGCTACTCCGACCCCAAGCCCATGGTGTTCTCGGGCCTGTACCCGATCGACGGCACCGACTACCCGGTCCTGCGCGACGCGCTGGACAAGCTGAAGCTCAACGACGCGGCGCTGAACTACGAGCCCGAGACGTCGGTCGCTCTCGGGTTCGGCTTCCGCGTCGGCTTCCTCGGCCTCCTGCACCTGGAGATCGTGCGCGAGCGGCTCGAGCGGGAGTTCGACCTCGACCTCATCTCGACGGCCCCGAACGTGGTCTACGAGGTGACGCTCGAGGACAAGAGCGTGGTCACGGTGACCAACCCGAGCGAGTTCCCCAGCGGCAAGATCGGCGACGTCCGCGAGCCGATGGTCAAGGCGACGATCCTGTCCCCGGCGGAGTTCATCGGCGCGATCATGGAGCTCTGCCAGGGCAAGCGCGGCGAGCTGCAGGGCATGGACTACCTCTCCGAGGAGCGCGTCGAGCTGCGGTACGTGCTGCCGATGGCGGAGATCGTCTTCGACTTCTTCGACCAGCTGAAGTCCCGGACGCGCGGGTACGCGAGCCTCGACTACGAGCGCATCGGGGACCAGGTGGCGGACCTCGTCAAGGTCGACATCCTGCTGCAGGGCGAGACCGTGGACGCCTTCAGCGCGATCGCCCACAAGGACAAGGCGTACGCGTACGGCGTGATGATGACCGCCAAGCTCAAGGAGCTCATCCCGCGCCAGCAGTTCGAGGTGCCGATCCAGGCCGCCATCGGCGCCCGGATCATCGCGCGCGAGACCATCCGCGCCATCCGCAAGGACGTGCTGGCCAAGTGCTACGGCGGTGACATCTCGCGCAAGCGCAAGCTGCTGGAGAAGCAGAAGGAGGGCAAGAAGCGCATGAAGACGATCGGCCGGGTCGACGTGCCGCAGGACGCCTTCATCGCCGCGCTGTCCAGCGAGCCCGCAGGGTCGGCCGGCGGCAAGGACGCGAAGAAGAAGTGA
- a CDS encoding maleylpyruvate isomerase family mycothiol-dependent enzyme yields MTRDLGDAPTVTDLTLPDLATLGALQGRFLASVREVDATVPVPWCGRWRVRELVVHLARIHHWAAGQARRCQETPLGRGPFVLDELYATQAAELRATLEALDPDAPAWTLDGSGVVRFWHRRQVHETLVHLWDLRTAGGLPLDVPAELWADTVDEVVTMFQPRQVRLGRTTVLPGRIALVARDVGRAWSTDADEDAPPSPVVQVAGPAAALALLLWGRTTPDDPALTVTGDRAALEAALAGRITP; encoded by the coding sequence ATGACGCGCGACCTGGGCGACGCACCCACCGTCACCGACCTCACCCTCCCGGACCTCGCGACGCTGGGCGCGCTGCAGGGCCGCTTCCTCGCGTCGGTCCGCGAGGTCGACGCGACCGTCCCGGTGCCCTGGTGCGGCCGGTGGCGGGTCCGCGAGCTCGTGGTGCACCTCGCCCGCATCCACCACTGGGCGGCCGGCCAGGCCCGCCGGTGCCAGGAGACGCCGCTGGGCCGCGGCCCCTTCGTCCTCGACGAGCTCTACGCGACCCAGGCCGCCGAGCTGCGCGCGACCCTCGAGGCCCTGGACCCCGACGCGCCGGCGTGGACGCTCGACGGCAGCGGGGTCGTGCGGTTCTGGCACCGCCGCCAGGTGCACGAGACCCTCGTCCACCTGTGGGACCTGCGGACCGCCGGCGGGCTGCCGCTCGACGTCCCGGCCGAGCTGTGGGCGGACACGGTCGACGAGGTCGTGACCATGTTCCAGCCGCGACAGGTCCGCCTGGGACGCACGACGGTGCTGCCGGGGCGCATCGCCCTCGTCGCGCGGGACGTCGGACGCGCCTGGTCGACGGACGCCGACGAGGACGCACCGCCCTCCCCCGTCGTCCAGGTGGCCGGGCCGGCCGCCGCGCTCGCGCTCCTGCTGTGGGGCAGGACGACGCCGGACGACCCCGCGCTGACCGTCACGGGCGACCGGGCGGCGCTCGAGGCCGCGCTCGCCGGCCGGATCACGCCGTGA
- a CDS encoding transglutaminase family protein, with the protein MSRLRIVHTSTFRYTDPVVASYNEARMTPLSQPGQAVLESRLDIHPQTWMHDYRDYWGTQVTAFEVLAPHQSLVLTAEHVVEVVERPGPSSTVGWDVLHGPEVRDRLAEQLADTDATEVPQEVVEIARRVAEGLEPAAAAEAICGALRDEMEYIPGVTTVHTPATEAWTKRIGVCQDMAHLVLGALRSVGIPARYVSGYLHPDSSGEIGATVTGESHAWVEWWTGEWCGYDPTNRVRAGEHHVVLGRGRCYDDVPPLRGIYAGRQTQDLSVQVRITREA; encoded by the coding sequence GTGAGCCGGCTGCGGATCGTCCACACGTCCACGTTCCGGTACACGGACCCGGTGGTCGCGTCGTACAACGAGGCCCGCATGACCCCGCTCTCGCAGCCCGGTCAGGCGGTGCTCGAGTCGCGCCTGGACATCCACCCCCAGACCTGGATGCACGACTACCGGGACTACTGGGGCACGCAGGTCACGGCGTTCGAGGTCCTGGCGCCGCACCAGTCGCTCGTGCTGACCGCCGAGCACGTCGTCGAGGTCGTCGAGCGCCCCGGGCCCTCCTCGACGGTCGGCTGGGACGTGCTGCACGGTCCCGAGGTGCGCGACCGGCTGGCCGAGCAGCTCGCCGACACCGACGCCACCGAGGTGCCCCAGGAGGTCGTCGAGATCGCCCGGCGCGTCGCCGAGGGGCTCGAGCCGGCGGCCGCCGCCGAGGCGATCTGCGGTGCTCTGCGCGACGAGATGGAGTACATCCCGGGCGTCACGACCGTCCACACGCCTGCCACCGAGGCGTGGACCAAGCGCATCGGTGTCTGCCAGGACATGGCGCACCTCGTGCTCGGCGCGCTGCGGTCGGTCGGCATCCCGGCGCGCTACGTCTCGGGGTACCTGCACCCCGACTCGTCCGGCGAGATCGGGGCGACGGTCACGGGCGAGTCCCACGCGTGGGTCGAGTGGTGGACCGGCGAGTGGTGCGGGTACGACCCGACCAACCGGGTGCGCGCGGGCGAGCACCACGTCGTCCTGGGCCGCGGCCGCTGCTACGACGACGTGCCGCCGCTGCGCGGGATCTACGCGGGCCGCCAGACGCAGGACCTCTCGGTGCAGGTGCGGATCACACGGGAGGCGTGA